In Pongo abelii isolate AG06213 chromosome 5, NHGRI_mPonAbe1-v2.0_pri, whole genome shotgun sequence, a single genomic region encodes these proteins:
- the DEFB113 gene encoding beta-defensin 113, with protein MKILCIFLTFVFTVSCGPSVPQKKTREIAERKRECQLVRGACKPECNSWEYVYYYCDVNPCCVVREYQKPIINKIITTLHQK; from the exons ATGAAgatactttgtatttttctgacCTTTGTCTTCACTGTGTCTTGTGGTCCATCAG TTccacagaaaaaaacaagagaaattgcagagagaaaaagagaatgtcaACTTGTTCGTGGTGCTTGCAAGCCGGAATGCAACAGCTGGGAATACGTATATTATTACTGCGATGTTAACCCCTGCTGTGTGGTACGGGAATACCAAAAGCCAATCATTAACAAAATCATTACTACACtccatcaaaaataa